TGGGTTTGCCTGGTATACCGGAATCAAGGATACTCCGGTCATTCCCGAAGAACTAAAAGATCGTCTTAATGAATGCGGATTTTTACTTCATACTGCCGATAGAATGGCCTTGGGCGGAAGAGCGGTGGATTTACAGCTCATTAATCCCATAACCGGTAAATGGATGACCGGCTCCAGCAGCGGCACAGCCCTTAATGTGTTCTATGGAATCAATGATGCAGGAATCGGAACAGACGGAGGCGGCAGCGTTCTGGCACCTGCCGCTGCGCTCAATCTTTATGGATTCATCTCCCCGTTAATAGAGCAGGAGCATATGAGGCGGCATTCAAAAACCTCCACTGACGGTATCCTGTTTTCTCCCAGTCTGGGCGCCATTACCAGAGATTTAAAGACTCTGGAACAGATTTTAAATCCATTGCTTGGAATGAGCCTGGCAGAGGAATCCATGAATTGGGATTCCGGCTGGGAATGGAAAGAGGTTCCAAAGGTCAGCCAGCCTGATATCTATGGACGCCGGGAACCATTGATCCAATACTTAAACGGGATCATAAGCCCGGGGACCATCCTGATCTCAAGGGAAGGACCTGTGGATGTAAACGCCATGGGAGACAGCATTTACGGTCATTTTGATATGGAAACAGAACGTAGTCAGGCTCGTTCAGGAAAAGGGCTGATGCGGGTGGTCAATATGTGCGGTAAATCCGCACTGACCATTCCTTCCAGTGAGCTGGGATGCTGTA
The nucleotide sequence above comes from Lacrimispora sp. BS-2. Encoded proteins:
- a CDS encoding amidase family protein codes for the protein MEKLETYAKKTFLALKNPCCTVNKVNPRVIDLVASSHQKHGFAWYTGIKDTPVIPEELKDRLNECGFLLHTADRMALGGRAVDLQLINPITGKWMTGSSSGTALNVFYGINDAGIGTDGGGSVLAPAAALNLYGFISPLIEQEHMRRHSKTSTDGILFSPSLGAITRDLKTLEQILNPLLGMSLAEESMNWDSGWEWKEVPKVSQPDIYGRREPLIQYLNGIISPGTILISREGPVDVNAMGDSIYGHFDMETERSQARSGKGLMRVVNMCGKSALTIPSSELGCCTVLICESKKEDIEAMFRKARLLACKRSRLIERYFMNFDMYF